The proteins below come from a single Xiphophorus hellerii strain 12219 chromosome 14, Xiphophorus_hellerii-4.1, whole genome shotgun sequence genomic window:
- the LOC116732611 gene encoding LOW QUALITY PROTEIN: E3 ubiquitin/ISG15 ligase TRIM25-like (The sequence of the model RefSeq protein was modified relative to this genomic sequence to represent the inferred CDS: inserted 2 bases in 1 codon), with the protein MAQGGNKIDSGKYSCSICLDLLKDPVTIPCGHSYCMNCIKTHWDEEDQRGKYSCPQCRKEFIPRPELEKNFMLAELVEDLRKTGLQAAPADHCYAGPDDVACDVCTGRKMKAVKSCLVCLISYCENHLKPHYQLTAFKKHKLVNPSKNLQENICSRHDEVMKIFCRTDQQCICYLCTMDEHKGHETVSAAAERAEKQKELQESQQQIHQRIQDQEKDVKLLQQEVEAINVSADKAVEDSEKIFTELIRLLQERSSDVKQQIRSQQETEVSRVKDVQEKLEQEITELKRKDAELEQLSHTEDHNQFLLNYPSLPALXVSLHTHPASISVL; encoded by the exons ATGGCTCAGGGAGGAAATAAGATTGATTCAGGTAAATATTCTTGTTCCATCTGTTtggatctactgaaggatccggtgactattccctgtggacacagctactgtatgaactgtattaaaaCACACTGGGATGAAGAAGATCAGAGGGGAAAATacagctgccctcagtgcaGGAAAGAGTTCATACCAAGACCTGAACTGGAGAAGAACTTCATGTTAGCAGAGTTGGTGGAGGATCTGAGgaagactggactccaagctgctCCAGCTGATCACTGCTATGCTGGACCTGATGATGTGGCCTGTGATGTTTGTACTGGGAGGAAGATGAAAGCTGTAAAATCCTGTCTGGTCTGTTTAATTTCTTACTGTGAGAATCATCTGAAGCCTCATTATCAAttaactgcttttaaaaaacacaagctgGTGAATCCTTCCAAAAACCTCCAGGAGAATATCTGCTCTCGtcatgatgaggtgatgaagatctTCTGTCGTACTGATCAGCAGTGTATCTGTTATCTCTGCActatggatgaacataaaggccatgaaacagtttcagctgcagcagaaagagctgagaaGCAGAAGGAGCTCCAGGAGAGTCAACAACAAATCCATCAGAGAATCCAGGAccaagagaaagatgtgaagctgcttcaacaggaggtggaggccatcaatgtctctgctgataaagcagtggaggacagtgagaagatcttcactgagctgatccgtctcctccaggaaagaagctctgatgtgaagcagcagatcagatcccagcaggaaactgaagtgagtcgagtcaaagatgttcaggagaagctggagcaggagatcactgagctgaagaggaaagacgctgagctggagcagctctcacacacagaggatcacaaccagtttctcctcaactacccctcactgccagcact agtgagtctacacactcatccagcatcaatatccgtcctctga